The Pyrodictium delaneyi genome contains a region encoding:
- a CDS encoding ABC transporter substrate-binding protein, with protein sequence MASRAALIAGVIVVIALVAAAALVMGGEKTKPAETPPGTTSPAPSTPATPAETATETGAAGRREIVLKVGLLVDESGPTSDVGRDYARGAEAAFKYFNEKGVYTKDGVRVRFEYVKRDYAYNPSKAVEFYREFRDRYGVVAIVGWGTADTEKLADQVAKDKVLYISASYSAKLVGKPFNFFPAPDYSTQACAAVKWMAEKKQDARLALLYDHKVAYSKSPIPAIKAYAPEAGVEIVADVDLPLKATGADAERAIQQAMGSKPDFLWCGNTIHSCSLAAKALVKYGLEAVQVSNVWGFDERFPQMAGSGVEGKVAGVSPWIWPEYAKDKPGYKEVYEAAKMMGISEDKVNLRFMQGFMNVWLLVKAIERTTSTELMEKKGEALKEALESSCQGDPIQLGDITPPMRFCPGKHLPFTSVYIVVYGEDGKFHFEGPVSPEGFDCVAATQG encoded by the coding sequence ATGGCTTCCCGTGCAGCCCTAATAGCCGGAGTAATCGTAGTAATCGCACTCGTAGCAGCTGCAGCCCTCGTAATGGGTGGTGAGAAGACGAAGCCGGCAGAGACACCGCCCGGGACAACTAGCCCAGCTCCCTCTACGCCGGCTACGCCGGCTGAGACCGCCACTGAGACGGGGGCGGCGGGCAGGAGGGAGATAGTGCTGAAAGTGGGCCTACTGGTAGACGAGAGCGGCCCTACAAGCGATGTGGGCCGTGACTACGCCCGTGGCGCCGAGGCTGCCTTCAAGTACTTCAACGAGAAGGGTGTCTACACTAAGGATGGCGTACGTGTGCGCTTCGAGTACGTGAAACGCGACTACGCCTACAACCCGAGCAAGGCCGTGGAGTTCTACCGTGAGTTCCGTGACCGCTATGGCGTAGTAGCCATAGTGGGCTGGGGCACCGCGGACACAGAGAAGCTCGCAGACCAAGTAGCCAAGGACAAGGTGCTATACATATCGGCAAGCTACTCTGCCAAGCTGGTAGGTAAGCCCTTCAACTTCTTCCCAGCACCAGACTACAGCACCCAGGCATGCGCCGCTGTAAAGTGGATGGCAGAGAAGAAGCAGGATGCTAGACTAGCCCTGCTATACGACCACAAGGTGGCCTACAGCAAGAGCCCGATACCAGCCATAAAGGCCTATGCTCCCGAGGCCGGTGTTGAGATAGTGGCTGACGTGGATCTTCCGCTAAAAGCTACCGGCGCCGACGCCGAGAGGGCTATACAGCAAGCTATGGGGAGCAAACCCGACTTCCTATGGTGTGGAAATACCATACACAGCTGTAGTCTAGCCGCGAAGGCTCTAGTCAAGTACGGACTAGAAGCAGTTCAGGTATCCAATGTCTGGGGCTTCGACGAGCGGTTCCCACAGATGGCGGGAAGCGGTGTCGAAGGCAAAGTAGCTGGTGTATCCCCATGGATATGGCCAGAATACGCTAAGGACAAGCCTGGCTACAAGGAGGTCTACGAAGCCGCTAAGATGATGGGGATAAGTGAAGACAAGGTAAACCTGCGGTTCATGCAGGGCTTCATGAATGTCTGGCTGCTAGTAAAGGCCATAGAGAGGACAACTTCAACAGAACTCATGGAGAAGAAGGGTGAGGCGCTAAAGGAGGCCCTTGAGAGCAGCTGCCAGGGCGACCCGATACAGCTAGGCGACATAACGCCACCAATGAGGTTCTGTCCAGGCAAGCACCTGCCCTTCACAAGCGTCTACATAGTGGTCTATGGCGAGGATGGCAAGTTCCACTTCGAAGGCCCAGTATCGCCTGAGGGGTTCGACTGCGTAGCTGCGACCCAGGGCTAG
- a CDS encoding DUF711 family protein, protein MLRRIFRPDNRYPQVHRRVTMDLAEMVKVRAIAVHVAIEQWDNRREIARLVEEASDIALELARVAEDQSGYEVMSTRVVLPITPLSPEEQLDLLKNMQLRDDVLYAAFHSSSTQVKIDVLEEVLKLGHNIYAAISGIADTGDKRTPRLLYKIGLLEPEMATRVAMAFGGYPESPYFPLGTTMSSLPGVSIALLYPRLLEEYSYYEAMDYVVEAAYQIYNAIRMEIEKHDLFFRGFDMSLSPWMDDSVARVVEKYSGRPMPGPGTAAAINRLEEFIYGVCSDIKCTGFNQVMLPVAEDNVLKERVQQGSLKLHDLVNYTYACVAGLDMVILPRNSWSIELAKTLIMEMERASRTKKKNLGLRVVTANAEPGTVVELPKFGPTPVISL, encoded by the coding sequence ATGCTGCGTAGGATATTTCGCCCCGACAACCGTTATCCCCAGGTACACAGGCGCGTGACAATGGATCTTGCAGAGATGGTTAAGGTACGTGCAATTGCCGTACACGTAGCCATAGAACAATGGGATAACCGGCGTGAAATAGCCCGGCTAGTGGAGGAAGCCTCAGATATAGCACTCGAGCTGGCAAGAGTTGCTGAAGACCAATCCGGTTATGAAGTTATGTCTACCAGAGTGGTGCTACCAATAACTCCTCTTAGTCCAGAAGAACAACTTGATCTACTCAAAAACATGCAGCTACGCGACGATGTACTCTACGCTGCTTTCCATTCGAGTTCTACACAGGTTAAGATAGATGTCTTAGAAGAGGTGTTAAAGCTCGGGCACAATATTTATGCTGCTATCTCGGGAATAGCTGATACCGGAGATAAACGTACGCCGCGCCTTCTCTACAAGATAGGATTACTAGAGCCAGAAATGGCCACCAGAGTAGCGATGGCTTTCGGCGGGTATCCTGAGTCGCCCTATTTCCCCTTAGGTACAACTATGTCGAGCCTCCCTGGAGTCTCAATAGCATTGCTCTATCCTCGGCTGCTTGAAGAGTATAGCTACTACGAGGCTATGGACTATGTGGTTGAAGCTGCATACCAGATTTATAATGCTATAAGGATGGAGATTGAAAAGCATGATCTCTTCTTCAGAGGATTCGACATGTCCCTTTCACCCTGGATGGATGACAGTGTTGCTAGGGTTGTCGAGAAGTATTCAGGTAGACCCATGCCAGGCCCGGGTACAGCAGCTGCTATAAATAGGCTTGAGGAATTCATATACGGTGTCTGCTCCGATATAAAGTGTACTGGATTTAATCAAGTGATGTTACCTGTTGCAGAAGATAACGTGCTCAAAGAGAGAGTCCAACAAGGCTCCCTAAAACTACACGACCTTGTAAACTATACTTACGCTTGCGTAGCTGGGCTAGACATGGTAATACTCCCACGGAATTCATGGAGCATTGAACTAGCAAAGACACTCATAATGGAAATGGAGCGGGCCTCTAGAACGAAGAAGAAGAACTTGGGTCTACGAGTAGTAACAGCCAATGCGGAGCCCGGTACAGTAGTAGAACTGCCGAAATTCGGTCCTACACCAGTCATAAGCCTATAG
- a CDS encoding AMP-dependent synthetase/ligase, whose product MTGGNGAKPYDTTFPWLLEARARERPDATAFRWKRYGIWRRFTWSEYYRLVRWTALGLYTLGIGRGDKAAFIMGNRPAWPIYEVAVQSLGAATVGIYKDSLSDEVAYVLQQSDARIVLVEGQEQLDRVLDIIDKTRVEKIIIDEAKGLHMYRDKLGDLIITFGDLVKTGRALEEQSPGLYDKLTSDLDPDDIAGLFTTSGTTGKPKLAMLTHRNLLAMAYQLNQLDPVDPSWEYVSFLPPAWVGEQMMSIALHFIAGFRINFPESPETFWRDFREIAPHFLFAPPRIWERIAKDVMAKMEDSDPVKKLFYRIAMWVGWRAAESRLRPGRRAPSLVWRVAWYLAYWLALRGILDKTGLKRVKRAYTGGAMLGPDYVKYFHALGVNLKQIYGQTEIAGIAVVHPDDDVRLDTVGKPLPETEIRIAEDGEILLRSPAVMKGYYRNPEATQKTIDPEGWLHTGDVGELTRDGHLVIHDRAKEILVLSDGTRVAPQVVQNKLKFSPYIAEAAIIGHGRPYLVALLNIDYTTVSRWAERRGIPFSGYSDLSQKPEVLELLKREVARANSRLPERLRVRRFVSLFKEFHPDDGEMTRTRKLRRKVIEERYAGLIEAMYRGDREYELTVEMRLEDGRRVSVTRMVAILDA is encoded by the coding sequence GTGACGGGCGGCAATGGGGCTAAGCCCTACGATACTACGTTCCCTTGGCTGCTAGAAGCCCGGGCAAGGGAGAGGCCAGACGCAACAGCATTCCGGTGGAAACGCTACGGCATTTGGCGCCGGTTCACCTGGAGCGAGTACTACCGCCTAGTACGCTGGACTGCGTTGGGCCTCTACACGCTGGGCATAGGCAGGGGCGATAAGGCCGCGTTCATCATGGGTAACCGGCCAGCGTGGCCCATCTACGAAGTGGCTGTGCAGAGCCTAGGCGCCGCCACTGTGGGGATATACAAGGATAGCTTGAGCGACGAGGTCGCCTACGTGTTACAGCAGAGCGACGCCAGGATAGTGCTCGTGGAGGGGCAGGAGCAGCTAGACCGAGTACTCGATATCATCGACAAGACCAGGGTCGAGAAGATAATAATTGACGAAGCTAAGGGCCTACACATGTACCGCGACAAGCTGGGCGACCTCATTATAACATTCGGGGACCTGGTAAAGACTGGCCGAGCCCTAGAGGAGCAGAGCCCAGGGCTCTACGACAAGCTCACAAGCGACCTAGACCCTGACGATATAGCCGGGCTCTTCACGACCAGCGGCACTACTGGGAAGCCCAAGCTAGCTATGCTGACGCACCGCAATCTGCTTGCAATGGCTTACCAGCTGAACCAGCTAGATCCCGTAGACCCTAGCTGGGAGTATGTATCGTTCCTGCCTCCTGCCTGGGTAGGCGAGCAGATGATGAGCATAGCGCTGCACTTCATAGCAGGGTTCCGGATAAACTTCCCCGAGAGCCCCGAGACGTTCTGGAGAGACTTCAGGGAGATAGCGCCCCACTTCCTCTTCGCACCGCCCAGGATATGGGAGAGGATAGCAAAGGACGTAATGGCGAAGATGGAGGACAGTGATCCCGTGAAGAAGCTGTTCTACAGGATAGCCATGTGGGTGGGCTGGAGGGCTGCCGAGTCCCGGCTAAGGCCTGGCCGCCGGGCGCCGAGCCTAGTCTGGAGGGTGGCTTGGTACCTGGCCTACTGGCTAGCGCTCCGCGGTATACTGGACAAGACCGGGCTGAAGAGGGTGAAGCGCGCCTACACTGGCGGCGCAATGCTGGGCCCTGACTACGTGAAGTACTTCCACGCGCTGGGCGTGAACCTGAAGCAGATCTACGGTCAGACCGAGATAGCAGGTATAGCTGTAGTGCATCCCGACGATGACGTGAGGCTAGACACTGTAGGGAAACCGCTGCCCGAGACAGAGATACGGATAGCAGAGGATGGCGAGATACTGCTACGCAGCCCCGCAGTAATGAAGGGCTACTACCGGAACCCCGAGGCGACCCAGAAGACGATAGACCCGGAGGGCTGGCTACACACTGGTGACGTAGGCGAGCTGACCCGTGACGGGCACCTGGTCATACACGACCGCGCTAAGGAGATACTAGTGCTGAGTGATGGCACCAGGGTTGCGCCACAAGTAGTGCAGAATAAGCTGAAGTTCAGCCCATACATAGCAGAGGCCGCGATAATAGGCCACGGTAGGCCCTACCTAGTGGCGCTGCTCAACATAGACTACACTACTGTGTCAAGGTGGGCTGAGAGAAGGGGTATACCCTTCAGCGGCTATAGCGACCTAAGCCAGAAGCCTGAGGTACTCGAGCTGCTGAAGCGTGAGGTCGCCCGCGCCAATTCTAGGCTGCCGGAACGGCTGCGTGTAAGGAGGTTCGTGAGCCTGTTCAAGGAGTTCCACCCCGACGACGGCGAGATGACTCGTACAAGGAAGCTCCGCAGGAAGGTGATAGAGGAACGCTATGCCGGGCTCATAGAGGCTATGTACAGGGGCGACCGCGAGTACGAGCTAACCGTTGAGATGAGGCTGGAGGACGGCAGGAGGGTGAGTGTCACCAGAATGGTCGCGATACTAGACGCCTAG
- a CDS encoding ABC transporter ATP-binding protein, giving the protein MFFAASTAPSQEVKDFDYRLLWEESVTYKEKPRGKVDYVLIAEDIRVEFGGIVAVDNAGFKLRPGEILAIIGPNGAGKTSLLNVVSGFYRPRKGRVLFEGHDITHTPPHERAKMGLARTFQHGELFRHMTVVENIMAGLEPWRRYSILDAAFWTPRARRWEEWARERAELVIDLLELHEYRYRIVEGLPPGVQKRVDLARALAQDPKVVLMDEPMAGLSREEKEDLARAIVEVNETRGVSFVLVEHDLEVVMDLCDHVVVMDSGRVIAEGPPHKVANDPRVIEAYVGG; this is encoded by the coding sequence TTGTTCTTCGCAGCTAGTACCGCCCCAAGCCAAGAGGTGAAGGACTTCGATTACCGGCTACTCTGGGAGGAAAGTGTCACTTACAAGGAGAAGCCCCGCGGCAAGGTAGACTATGTGCTAATAGCTGAGGATATAAGAGTCGAGTTCGGCGGCATAGTAGCCGTTGACAACGCGGGGTTCAAGCTACGCCCCGGCGAGATTCTCGCCATAATAGGTCCTAACGGAGCGGGTAAGACTAGTCTCCTCAACGTTGTATCAGGGTTCTATCGGCCCCGAAAGGGCCGTGTACTCTTCGAAGGCCATGATATCACCCATACTCCTCCCCACGAGAGAGCAAAGATGGGGCTAGCGAGGACCTTCCAGCACGGCGAACTCTTCCGCCACATGACTGTAGTAGAGAACATTATGGCGGGCTTGGAGCCCTGGAGGCGCTACAGCATACTGGATGCCGCATTCTGGACTCCGAGAGCCCGTCGCTGGGAAGAGTGGGCCAGGGAGAGGGCTGAGCTAGTCATAGACCTGCTTGAGCTCCACGAGTACCGCTACCGCATTGTGGAGGGTCTGCCGCCGGGCGTACAGAAGCGCGTAGACCTTGCCAGGGCGCTAGCCCAGGACCCGAAGGTAGTGCTGATGGACGAGCCTATGGCCGGGCTGAGCAGGGAGGAAAAGGAGGACCTAGCACGCGCCATCGTTGAGGTCAATGAGACACGGGGCGTCTCCTTCGTCCTGGTGGAGCACGACCTAGAGGTGGTCATGGATCTCTGCGACCACGTTGTGGTCATGGACTCGGGCCGAGTTATCGCGGAGGGTCCACCCCACAAGGTAGCCAACGATCCACGTGTAATAGAGGCTTACGTAGGAGGTTAA
- a CDS encoding ABC transporter ATP-binding protein, whose translation MPAPLLVVENLKKYFTRGGLLGKRVVRAVDGVSFSLHRGETLGLVGESGSGKSTLGRLVLRLYEPTSGRILFDGMDITWLPEKKLRPLRRRLQLVPQDPYASFNPLRSIGEQLVEPLEVHGIAEGEEARSRVLAMLERIGLTPAEEFYQRRPYQLSGGQLQRAAIARAMLLEPELVVADEPTSSLDVSVRASILELLREFKEKLNQAMIFITHDLATARLIADNIAVMYLGKIVELGPVNIVLNKPLHPYTKALLAAIPRISKHGRKEAAELRGDIPDPSSPPPGCRLHPRCPFARKICSEKEPALIEVEKGHYVACHLI comes from the coding sequence GTGCCTGCACCGCTACTTGTGGTCGAGAATCTGAAGAAGTACTTCACCCGTGGCGGCCTCTTAGGCAAGCGTGTAGTACGCGCCGTTGATGGTGTAAGTTTCAGTCTACATCGTGGCGAGACATTGGGTCTCGTAGGAGAGAGTGGCAGCGGCAAGAGCACGCTTGGTAGGCTCGTGCTAAGACTCTACGAGCCCACCTCGGGTAGAATACTCTTCGACGGCATGGATATAACGTGGCTCCCTGAGAAGAAACTCCGTCCCCTAAGACGGCGCCTCCAGCTAGTACCCCAGGATCCATATGCAAGTTTTAATCCACTCCGTTCTATCGGAGAACAGCTAGTAGAGCCATTAGAGGTTCACGGCATAGCCGAGGGGGAAGAGGCTAGGAGTCGCGTCCTAGCAATGCTTGAGCGTATCGGGTTGACTCCTGCTGAAGAGTTCTACCAGCGCCGTCCCTACCAGCTCAGCGGTGGCCAGTTACAGAGAGCCGCTATAGCTAGGGCCATGCTGCTAGAGCCCGAGCTCGTGGTAGCAGACGAGCCTACATCGAGCCTAGACGTGTCTGTACGTGCCTCGATACTCGAGCTGCTCAGGGAATTCAAAGAGAAGCTAAATCAAGCAATGATATTCATAACCCATGACCTCGCTACTGCTAGATTGATCGCCGACAACATAGCCGTTATGTACCTAGGCAAGATAGTCGAACTAGGCCCTGTTAACATTGTTCTCAATAAACCTTTGCATCCCTATACTAAGGCGTTGCTAGCAGCAATACCCAGGATATCAAAGCATGGCAGGAAGGAGGCAGCGGAATTGCGAGGCGATATACCGGATCCGAGTAGCCCACCACCGGGTTGCCGCTTGCATCCACGATGCCCCTTTGCTAGAAAAATATGCAGCGAGAAAGAGCCAGCACTTATTGAGGTCGAGAAAGGACATTATGTAGCATGCCACCTTATTTGA
- a CDS encoding class I adenylate-forming enzyme family protein — protein sequence MSCGYPETMVEVLLCRQSEADKAEAVTDTEGYRLSYGHLFTLASRSARTLSENYGLSEGDTAAIAPINKSEALIGLYSIWLAGAQAAVLDPLSHSMDLEMQLRQINPKIMITHRGMEEAHCTVAEKLGIRCIAVEELTEKAEGKTPWEGYTRPRSWSPAIVYFYAGIAGRTLPVIHTHSGIAASAHTVVAHYGLEPRDRVFASAPISHALGLQISTLAALYAEGTVVLYTKRGRLNPGHAAEALAASKASMVLGAPGFYQAILRAGYRGHTGLRYAVSAGAPLPRETQEEWMKTTGVELLQLYGMTEAAPLTATLPGDNPPGSIGKPMPGVETRLVDPEDPKKPAEGVGELLARGPMVMKGYGDPEETRRAILPGGWLRTGDILAVDEEGHFYFRGVRKRMLKYKGYPIFPRDLELILEQHPAVARALVEGEPAGDLGQVPVAKVWLRRGAVATREELLQWVNSKVASYKQIRRLEILGEDEQNLN from the coding sequence ATGTCTTGCGGTTATCCCGAGACAATGGTAGAGGTACTCCTCTGTCGTCAAAGCGAGGCAGACAAAGCTGAGGCAGTAACAGACACAGAAGGCTACCGGCTATCATATGGTCATCTCTTTACGTTGGCCTCCCGTTCGGCCCGTACACTTTCCGAAAACTATGGACTAAGCGAGGGGGATACAGCGGCTATAGCTCCGATAAACAAGTCAGAAGCCCTCATAGGCCTCTACTCTATCTGGCTTGCTGGTGCCCAGGCAGCTGTCCTCGACCCGTTGAGCCACAGTATGGATCTCGAAATGCAGCTCCGCCAGATAAACCCCAAGATAATGATCACTCATAGGGGGATGGAGGAGGCTCACTGTACGGTAGCGGAGAAACTAGGCATACGCTGTATAGCTGTTGAAGAGCTGACAGAGAAAGCTGAGGGGAAGACCCCCTGGGAGGGCTACACGCGGCCACGCTCTTGGAGTCCAGCTATAGTCTACTTCTACGCCGGGATAGCCGGCAGAACTCTTCCAGTAATTCACACCCACTCCGGGATAGCGGCTTCAGCCCATACCGTTGTAGCCCATTACGGCCTAGAGCCTAGAGACCGGGTATTCGCTTCGGCCCCCATTAGCCATGCGCTCGGCCTACAGATATCGACGCTCGCCGCCCTCTATGCTGAGGGTACTGTCGTCCTCTACACGAAGAGGGGCCGGTTGAACCCGGGTCACGCTGCCGAGGCGCTAGCAGCGAGCAAGGCCTCAATGGTGCTAGGCGCGCCAGGCTTCTACCAGGCAATACTCCGGGCAGGCTACCGGGGTCACACCGGGCTACGCTATGCAGTCAGTGCGGGCGCACCTTTGCCGAGGGAGACGCAGGAGGAGTGGATGAAGACAACAGGGGTTGAACTGCTACAACTCTACGGTATGACCGAGGCTGCCCCGCTCACAGCCACACTACCTGGCGACAACCCGCCCGGAAGCATAGGCAAGCCAATGCCCGGTGTAGAGACGCGGCTCGTAGACCCCGAGGATCCTAAGAAACCTGCTGAGGGTGTTGGCGAACTGCTAGCCCGCGGCCCCATGGTTATGAAGGGATACGGCGACCCCGAGGAGACTCGGCGTGCAATCCTCCCGGGCGGCTGGCTGCGGACGGGAGACATACTGGCTGTGGATGAGGAGGGCCACTTCTACTTCCGTGGCGTCCGTAAGAGGATGCTCAAGTACAAGGGCTACCCGATATTCCCCCGCGACCTGGAGCTGATCCTCGAGCAACATCCAGCAGTAGCCCGCGCTCTGGTAGAAGGCGAGCCAGCTGGCGATCTGGGGCAAGTACCTGTGGCTAAGGTGTGGCTTCGTCGAGGCGCTGTGGCTACGAGGGAGGAGCTTTTGCAATGGGTGAATAGCAAGGTAGCGAGTTACAAGCAGATACGACGTCTCGAAATATTAGGTGAAGATGAGCAAAACTTAAACTAG
- a CDS encoding class I SAM-dependent methyltransferase codes for MLERNGVEPGSWLLELGAGNARVAIPLARLGYRVTGVEYSKLFVENGLRRIEEAGLEDMVELIHGDVYQLDKLLEGKVFDAVYTTWTTIIGYGLFKDCDELVLRKAWGVVRPGGLLVIANTASYDRIGLRQGLYGSGITFLSKVSDEFMTFEQPRFDPVESILVNRWVFYRREGMDLRYLGEVEFRIRIYTLHELVELARRAGWELVEAVDDPLRATPYRSCRSSFNLVFRRVG; via the coding sequence ATGCTAGAGAGGAACGGCGTAGAGCCAGGCTCGTGGCTCCTAGAGCTGGGGGCGGGGAACGCAAGGGTTGCCATCCCGCTTGCTAGGCTCGGCTACCGCGTTACCGGGGTAGAGTATTCGAAGCTATTCGTGGAGAACGGGCTCCGCCGTATAGAGGAGGCAGGACTAGAGGATATGGTAGAGCTAATCCACGGCGACGTATACCAGCTAGACAAGTTGCTCGAAGGCAAGGTATTCGACGCTGTCTACACCACGTGGACTACAATAATAGGCTATGGCTTGTTCAAGGATTGCGACGAACTCGTTCTCCGCAAGGCCTGGGGAGTGGTGAGGCCAGGAGGCCTCCTGGTAATAGCCAATACAGCTAGTTACGATAGAATAGGCCTCCGGCAGGGCCTCTATGGCTCCGGGATAACGTTTCTAAGCAAAGTCTCTGACGAGTTTATGACCTTTGAGCAGCCGCGGTTTGACCCGGTGGAGAGTATCCTCGTGAACCGGTGGGTGTTCTACCGCCGAGAGGGCATGGATCTCCGCTACCTAGGCGAGGTGGAGTTCAGAATCCGCATCTATACGCTACACGAGCTAGTAGAGCTGGCTCGTAGGGCGGGCTGGGAGCTTGTAGAGGCGGTTGACGACCCGTTGAGGGCTACGCCGTACCGGTCGTGCCGGAGCAGCTTCAACCTGGTGTTCCGGCGAGTGGGCTAA
- a CDS encoding branched-chain amino acid ABC transporter permease: protein MDAGVALMLSLQAAIMGVIYASLALGFNMVYRVSKSINLAHPEIALFAAYVAYIASVRAGIGLIPAILLAAIAGFAIGAAMERLVARPLLGRPPVALIAATLGVFYVLRGASIAVAGPDWSGGSYELPATVYRLGPVALDFSDIVAVAAAGGIVALVVAMHRFTKLGIAMRAVAEDAYGAAAYGLPVKQLTMLSWGLAGASGALAGVALAAKAGVSPGLDAYVLKALAASLLAGLDSVAGIVLGGVILGFVEQFSDYLLGPILPGFGNVAAFLVMLVVLLVKPYGLFGTERIERV from the coding sequence ATGGATGCAGGAGTAGCCCTAATGCTCTCACTGCAGGCAGCGATAATGGGTGTGATATACGCGTCACTAGCCCTAGGTTTCAACATGGTCTACCGCGTCAGCAAATCGATAAACCTCGCCCACCCGGAGATAGCGTTGTTCGCTGCCTACGTGGCCTACATAGCCTCTGTCCGCGCCGGCATAGGACTCATCCCAGCCATACTACTAGCAGCCATCGCTGGGTTCGCTATAGGCGCCGCCATGGAGCGGCTAGTAGCTAGGCCGCTGCTAGGCCGTCCTCCCGTAGCCCTGATCGCCGCAACGCTAGGCGTGTTCTACGTGCTACGTGGTGCCTCGATAGCTGTGGCTGGCCCGGACTGGAGTGGCGGTAGTTACGAGCTCCCAGCCACCGTGTACAGGCTTGGCCCGGTAGCGCTCGACTTCAGTGACATAGTAGCAGTGGCGGCAGCAGGAGGCATTGTGGCGCTAGTGGTAGCTATGCACAGGTTTACCAAACTAGGTATAGCGATGAGAGCGGTAGCTGAAGACGCGTACGGCGCAGCCGCGTACGGGCTCCCCGTCAAGCAGCTGACTATGCTGAGCTGGGGGCTAGCAGGCGCTAGTGGCGCCCTGGCGGGGGTAGCGCTCGCTGCTAAGGCTGGTGTTAGCCCTGGCCTAGACGCGTACGTGCTGAAGGCACTAGCGGCTAGCCTGTTAGCAGGCCTAGATAGTGTCGCGGGCATAGTGCTGGGCGGCGTGATACTGGGTTTCGTGGAGCAGTTTAGCGACTACTTGCTCGGCCCTATACTCCCCGGCTTCGGCAACGTAGCTGCGTTCCTAGTCATGCTTGTCGTACTGCTCGTGAAGCCCTACGGGCTCTTCGGCACTGAGAGAATTGAGCGTGTCTAG
- a CDS encoding branched-chain amino acid ABC transporter permease: MPAGVFKETYLADMAHLRYPIHWAALVAGLALLLVLPVMLGSYGAGLAVMLMVFFVGTVGLNITTGLAGQISLAQAALMGVGAYTAAYLANAGVSILLAIPAAALAATIAGVVLGLPSFKLKGYYLAMASIAAQAVLEYVFQTIVDPYQGIEINPEAKTLAGIYLGDGAPLYYTVLAITILAVIAAANIGRSSLGRAMKAVRDNDISAEIIGIDVTRTKALAFAIGSFYAGLAGALYALASPSVGWDSFTMETSIDYLAMVLVGGPGRIIWGSLLGALTIRTGWSLLASVFAASAAVKYLVLGGVIAFFVVKEPDGLIGVLRRIKEYLRLWPFSY, encoded by the coding sequence ATGCCCGCGGGAGTGTTCAAGGAGACGTATCTCGCTGATATGGCTCATCTACGTTACCCGATACACTGGGCTGCACTGGTAGCAGGGTTAGCTCTGCTACTAGTCTTGCCGGTGATGCTAGGCAGCTATGGGGCAGGCCTAGCAGTAATGTTGATGGTGTTCTTTGTCGGCACTGTGGGGTTGAATATTACGACTGGTCTCGCCGGCCAGATATCGTTAGCCCAAGCAGCCCTAATGGGTGTAGGAGCCTATACTGCCGCCTACCTGGCTAACGCCGGCGTAAGTATACTCCTGGCAATCCCCGCTGCAGCGTTAGCAGCAACAATCGCCGGTGTAGTCCTCGGCCTTCCATCGTTCAAGCTGAAGGGCTACTATCTAGCGATGGCGAGTATAGCGGCACAAGCCGTGCTAGAGTACGTCTTCCAGACAATAGTGGACCCCTACCAGGGCATCGAGATAAACCCCGAGGCTAAGACGCTTGCAGGCATATACCTTGGCGACGGTGCTCCCCTCTACTACACCGTACTCGCCATCACTATACTAGCAGTCATAGCCGCAGCTAACATCGGCCGGAGCAGCCTAGGCCGCGCCATGAAGGCTGTGAGGGATAACGATATCTCAGCAGAGATAATAGGTATTGACGTCACGCGCACTAAGGCATTAGCATTCGCCATAGGTAGTTTCTACGCTGGGCTTGCCGGTGCACTCTACGCTTTAGCTAGCCCTAGCGTGGGCTGGGACAGCTTCACCATGGAGACCTCTATAGATTACCTGGCTATGGTGCTTGTCGGCGGTCCTGGCAGGATAATCTGGGGCAGTCTACTAGGCGCCTTGACGATACGTACTGGCTGGAGCTTACTAGCTAGCGTGTTTGCTGCTAGTGCTGCTGTGAAGTACCTGGTGCTGGGCGGCGTAATAGCCTTCTTCGTCGTTAAGGAGCCGGACGGCCTGATAGGGGTTCTGAGGAGAATCAAGGAGTATCTAAGGCTGTGGCCCTTCAGTTACTAG